In Streptomyces sp. 71268, the DNA window GACTTACGGGCCCTGGCGTCCGCGCGGGCCCGCTCCCGCTGGGCGTTCATCAACGCGGTGAAGCCCTCCCGGTCCACCTCCACGCCCTGCTCGGCGGCCATCTCCAGGGTGAGGTCGATGGGGAAGCCGTAGGTGTCGTGCAACAGGAACGCCTGGGCGCCGGGCAGCGAACGCCCACCTTCAGCCTTGACCTTCGTGACGGCCGTGTCCAGGACGGTGGTGCCCTGCTTCAGCGTGGCGCGGAAGATGTCCTCCTCGCCGTACGCCTGGCCAGTGATCCGAGGGAACGCCTCGGCGATCTCCGGGTAGCTGGGGGCCATACAGTCTCGGGCGATGGGCAGCAGTTCGCGGAGGGCCGGGTCTCGGTAGCCGAGCTGGCGCATGGAGCGCACCGCGCGGCGCAGGATGCGGCGTAGGACGTAGCCGCGGCCCTCGTTGCCGGGAGCTGTACCGTCCCCGAGGAGCATGAGCGCGGTGCGGACGTGGTCGGCCACGACGCGCAGGCGCACGTCGGCCTGCGTGTCGGCCCCGTACCGGATTCCTGCGAGGGCGGCGGCTCGGTCGAGGATGGGGCGGGTCTCGTCGATCTCGTAGAGGTTGTCGACGCCCTGGAGGAGGGTGGCCATGCGCTCCAGGCCCATGCCGGTGTCGATGTTGCGGCGCGGGAGCTCGCCCCGGATCGGATAGCCGGACTTGCCGGGCCCCTCACCGCGCTCGTACTGCATGAAGACGAGGTTCCAGAACTCCATGTACCGGTCCTCGTCAATCGCGGGACCGCCTTCGAGGCCGAACTCGGGGCCACGGTCGTAGTACAGCTCAGAGCACGGTCCACAGGGGCCGGGAACGCCCATGGACCAGAAGTTGTCCTCGTCTCCCCGTTCCACGATCCGCTCGTCGGGTAGGCCCGCGACCCGACGCCAGATCCCGCGCGACTCGGTGTCGGAGTGGTGAACCGTGATCCAGATCTTGTCTGGGGCCAGGCCGTACCCGCCATCTGCCTGGGGGCTCGTAGACAACTCCCAGGCGTAGGCGATGGCCTCTTCCTTAAAGTAGTCCCCGAAGGAAAAGTTGCCGTTCATCTGGAAGAACGAGCCGTGCCGGGTTGTCCTCCCGACCTCCTCGATGTCCAGGGTCCTCACGCACTTCTGCACGCTGGTGGTCCGCTCCCACAGAGGGGCTGCCTCACCGGTGAAGTACGGCTTGAACGGCACCATTCCGGCGTTGACGAACAGCAGCGTCGGGTCCGGAGTGGGCAGGGGCGCGCTGGGGACGACCGTGTGGCCGCGCTCGGCGAAGTGGTCGAGGAATCTGCTACGGATGTCGGAGGTACGCACAGGGTGTCCTTCGGTGGATCAGAGCGGGCGGGCGACGGCGGTGCGCGCCGGATGCCTGGGGCCGAGGAAGACCACGATGCCTTCTCCCTCGGGGGCGAGATGGGTGGCAGGAATCCAGCCCAGGTGTTAGTAGAAGCGGGCCGCGTCTAGGGCTCGCACGGTGGTCAGCAGCCAGCACCGGCCATCGGGCGCGTCCGAGGTGACTGCGTCCAGGAGAGCCGCGCCCACTCCCTGCCCGCGTGCTGTCGTGGCGAGAGCGAGTTCGTCCACTTCCCGGCCCCCGCACAGCCACTGCTCCGTGCGGTCCGGTCCGAGGGCGGCCTGAGCCTGGGGGTAACAGCGGTCAGAGGGGAATGGTGCGGGCGTGGTCCAGGCGGTGACCAGCCCGACCAAGGCGGCGTCCTGGAACGCGCCGGCCGCCGTGAAACCGGGCCGGGCGGTGTCGTCAACCAGCCTGGCTATGAACCGATCCGCAGCGAAGGCACCTTGA includes these proteins:
- a CDS encoding GNAT family N-acetyltransferase, which produces MSGLLLRRLSGVELLARRTDVRRVYAEAFNGPPWSQGAFAADRFIARLVDDTARPGFTAAGAFQDAALVGLVTAWTTPAPFPSDRCYPQAQAALGPDRTEQWLCGGREVDELALATTARGQGVGAALLDAVTSDAPDGRCWLLTTVRALDAARFY
- the alaS gene encoding alanine--tRNA ligase; translation: MRTSDIRSRFLDHFAERGHTVVPSAPLPTPDPTLLFVNAGMVPFKPYFTGEAAPLWERTTSVQKCVRTLDIEEVGRTTRHGSFFQMNGNFSFGDYFKEEAIAYAWELSTSPQADGGYGLAPDKIWITVHHSDTESRGIWRRVAGLPDERIVERGDEDNFWSMGVPGPCGPCSELYYDRGPEFGLEGGPAIDEDRYMEFWNLVFMQYERGEGPGKSGYPIRGELPRRNIDTGMGLERMATLLQGVDNLYEIDETRPILDRAAALAGIRYGADTQADVRLRVVADHVRTALMLLGDGTAPGNEGRGYVLRRILRRAVRSMRQLGYRDPALRELLPIARDCMAPSYPEIAEAFPRITGQAYGEEDIFRATLKQGTTVLDTAVTKVKAEGGRSLPGAQAFLLHDTYGFPIDLTLEMAAEQGVEVDREGFTALMNAQRERARADARARKSGSVVDTSELRSVLDANGPTDWVAWEALTTESRVLAVLGTEGALQVARTGDIATVVLDRSPFYAESGGQDSDAGILSGASVEGEVLDVQRPLPGLVVHQVRITAGELAVGDAVHAAVDPDWRLGARQAHSGTHVLHAALREILGPAALQAGSYNRPGYLRLDFPWRGGLSSTVRSEVEEAANRALRRDLPVGVRWMPLPEAKELGALALFDETYGEKVRVVEIGGAWSRELCGGTHVEHASQIGTVALTSEGSVGAGMRRLEAAVGIEGFAYLARERDLVARIAEQLGAPRTELSEKIASLLDRLKAVDRENARLKQQATTTRAAELADAATDANGVQVVTTTAVGGSADDARALALAIRNRLPAHVPGAVAVGTEDGVLVLTLNKTAREAGLHASQLVKQLLDGRGGGSAELAQGGGLELDGIADVLTTLPAVIATR